A stretch of Hydractinia symbiolongicarpus strain clone_291-10 chromosome 9, HSymV2.1, whole genome shotgun sequence DNA encodes these proteins:
- the LOC130656443 gene encoding uncharacterized protein LOC130656443 isoform X2, giving the protein MENTKSLYQREHHFLLIDEKYAISTEVQVIKNEDCSNWFGMSKYDSILNILHQYIVQRIFKTLTTLNDLQIFEENDILVALKFYSYGTKDLVLLRKEQLLKMGLKIPHTEDSDGHYGSFILYPEKLTVIVAMKKYMSDFQNVTLSNTEASNIPNSDNSPDRKSILEKIRSVTDDGPSNESFKHPIKCNAGSSNSANSDSLESLKLKLEIYKRKKPTPIRGTERNKSLREKECSEQSTENVFDTHKPKSKGYSFRVRKHDASILELAGIEREENNAKENLIPTPGSENSIGSKNNSQLSSAEPRGVEAHAREESTSDEFQKNVQLKSAQPRKRKRQKRLTLQKSKKRQLTNNKSRPSESKSQDADETQDFNRKEPLMTMEKLLSKKKKSLDNLPVVELDDMSYLETDVDEKENVAQQNKSKIHALTLKEIGDLVSLLDDDIKNIFTGNTQCERHDQFKKGGKEKGCLNMQVAFGLFTEKQVDVVLQHLMKMFCTSHGKYFDYVMKVLLPETMAMIYGNIANISREEADRIIMGI; this is encoded by the exons ATGGAGAACACAAAGTCGTTGTATCAAAGGGAACATCATTTTTTGTTG ATTGATGAAAAGTATGCCATTTCAACTGAAGTTCAAGTCATCAAAAACGAAGACTGTAGTAATTGGTTTGGGATGTCTAAATATGAC TCAATTCTCAATATTCTTCATCAATATATCGTGCAACGAATTTTCAAGACATTAACCACTTTAAATGACTTGCAAATATTTGAAG AGAATGACATTCTTGTGGCATTGAAGTTTTACAGTTATGGGACCAAAGACTTGGTTTTGTTGCGTAAAGAGCAG TTACTTAAGATGGGATTAAAGATACCACACACAGAGGATTCAG ATGGCCATTATggaagttttattttatatccTGAAAAACTCACTGTAATTGTTGCAATGAAGAAATACATGAGTGATTTTCAGAATGTCACACTG TCCAACACAGAAGCTTCTAACATTCCCAACAGTGATAACTCACCTGACAGGAAGTCAATACTGGAGAAAAT ACGTTCCGTAACAGATGATGGTCCAAGTAATGAGTCTTTCAAGCATCCAATCAAATGTAACGCAGGTTCTAGTAACAGTGCAAACTCTGATTCTCTAGAAAGTTTAAAACTAAAGCTtgaaatatacaaaagaaaaaagccTACACCAATACGTGGAACTGAAAGAAATAAGTCTTTAAGAGAGAAGGAATGTTCTGAACAATCAACCGAAAATGTATTTGATACACATAAACCAAAATCTAAAGGGTATTCCTTCCGTGTAAGAAAACACGACGCTTCTATACTTGAGCTGGCGGGTATAGAACGCGAGGAAAACAATGCAAAAGAAAACTTGATACCTACTCCTGGAAGCGAGAATTCTATTGGTTCGAAAAATAACTCACAATTAAGCAGTGCGGAACCTCGTGGTGTGGAAGCGCATGCGCGTGAGGAGAGTACTAGTGACgagtttcaaaaaaatgttcaatTAAAAAGCGCTCagccaagaaaaagaaaaagacaaaaaagattGACCTTgcaaaaaagcaagaaaagaCAGCTTACAAACAATAAGTCACGCCCTTCTGAAAGCAAATCACAGGATGCAGATGAGACGCAAGATTTTAATCGAAAAGAACCACTTATGACAATGGAAAAGCTGTtgagtaagaaaaaaaagagCTTGGACAATTTACCAGTTGTTGAACTTGATGATATGTCGTATTTGGAGACTGATGTCGATGAAAAGGAGAATGTTGCGCAACAGAACAAAAG TAAAATCCACGCCTTGACTCTTAAAGAAATAGGCGATCTCGTGTCTTTGTTAGATGATgacatcaaaaacatttttactggAAAT ACGCAATGTGAGAGACACGATCAATTTAAAAAAGGTGGGAAAGAAAAAG GTTGTTTGAACATGCAAGTCGCTTTTGGTTTGTTTACAGAAAAACAAGTTGACGTCGTTCTTCAACACCTCATGAAAATGTTCTGTACGTCACATGGAAAG TATTTTGATTATGTGATGAAGGTTTTATTGCCAGAAACGATGGCTATGATTTATGGAAATATTGCAAACATTTCGAGAGAAGAG gcTGATCGCATTATTATGGGAATATAG
- the LOC130656443 gene encoding uncharacterized protein LOC130656443 isoform X1 — protein sequence MENTKSLYQREHHFLLVKHTFVHNGICFFLSKFSNCSFWIEIDEKYAISTEVQVIKNEDCSNWFGMSKYDSILNILHQYIVQRIFKTLTTLNDLQIFEENDILVALKFYSYGTKDLVLLRKEQLLKMGLKIPHTEDSDGHYGSFILYPEKLTVIVAMKKYMSDFQNVTLSNTEASNIPNSDNSPDRKSILEKIRSVTDDGPSNESFKHPIKCNAGSSNSANSDSLESLKLKLEIYKRKKPTPIRGTERNKSLREKECSEQSTENVFDTHKPKSKGYSFRVRKHDASILELAGIEREENNAKENLIPTPGSENSIGSKNNSQLSSAEPRGVEAHAREESTSDEFQKNVQLKSAQPRKRKRQKRLTLQKSKKRQLTNNKSRPSESKSQDADETQDFNRKEPLMTMEKLLSKKKKSLDNLPVVELDDMSYLETDVDEKENVAQQNKSKIHALTLKEIGDLVSLLDDDIKNIFTGNTQCERHDQFKKGGKEKGCLNMQVAFGLFTEKQVDVVLQHLMKMFCTSHGKYFDYVMKVLLPETMAMIYGNIANISREEADRIIMGI from the exons ATGGAGAACACAAAGTCGTTGTATCAAAGGGAACATCATTTTTTGTTGGTAAAACACACTTTTGTACATAATGGCATATGTTTCTTCTTAAGTAAATTTTCTAACTGCTCTTTTTGGATTGAG ATTGATGAAAAGTATGCCATTTCAACTGAAGTTCAAGTCATCAAAAACGAAGACTGTAGTAATTGGTTTGGGATGTCTAAATATGAC TCAATTCTCAATATTCTTCATCAATATATCGTGCAACGAATTTTCAAGACATTAACCACTTTAAATGACTTGCAAATATTTGAAG AGAATGACATTCTTGTGGCATTGAAGTTTTACAGTTATGGGACCAAAGACTTGGTTTTGTTGCGTAAAGAGCAG TTACTTAAGATGGGATTAAAGATACCACACACAGAGGATTCAG ATGGCCATTATggaagttttattttatatccTGAAAAACTCACTGTAATTGTTGCAATGAAGAAATACATGAGTGATTTTCAGAATGTCACACTG TCCAACACAGAAGCTTCTAACATTCCCAACAGTGATAACTCACCTGACAGGAAGTCAATACTGGAGAAAAT ACGTTCCGTAACAGATGATGGTCCAAGTAATGAGTCTTTCAAGCATCCAATCAAATGTAACGCAGGTTCTAGTAACAGTGCAAACTCTGATTCTCTAGAAAGTTTAAAACTAAAGCTtgaaatatacaaaagaaaaaagccTACACCAATACGTGGAACTGAAAGAAATAAGTCTTTAAGAGAGAAGGAATGTTCTGAACAATCAACCGAAAATGTATTTGATACACATAAACCAAAATCTAAAGGGTATTCCTTCCGTGTAAGAAAACACGACGCTTCTATACTTGAGCTGGCGGGTATAGAACGCGAGGAAAACAATGCAAAAGAAAACTTGATACCTACTCCTGGAAGCGAGAATTCTATTGGTTCGAAAAATAACTCACAATTAAGCAGTGCGGAACCTCGTGGTGTGGAAGCGCATGCGCGTGAGGAGAGTACTAGTGACgagtttcaaaaaaatgttcaatTAAAAAGCGCTCagccaagaaaaagaaaaagacaaaaaagattGACCTTgcaaaaaagcaagaaaagaCAGCTTACAAACAATAAGTCACGCCCTTCTGAAAGCAAATCACAGGATGCAGATGAGACGCAAGATTTTAATCGAAAAGAACCACTTATGACAATGGAAAAGCTGTtgagtaagaaaaaaaagagCTTGGACAATTTACCAGTTGTTGAACTTGATGATATGTCGTATTTGGAGACTGATGTCGATGAAAAGGAGAATGTTGCGCAACAGAACAAAAG TAAAATCCACGCCTTGACTCTTAAAGAAATAGGCGATCTCGTGTCTTTGTTAGATGATgacatcaaaaacatttttactggAAAT ACGCAATGTGAGAGACACGATCAATTTAAAAAAGGTGGGAAAGAAAAAG GTTGTTTGAACATGCAAGTCGCTTTTGGTTTGTTTACAGAAAAACAAGTTGACGTCGTTCTTCAACACCTCATGAAAATGTTCTGTACGTCACATGGAAAG TATTTTGATTATGTGATGAAGGTTTTATTGCCAGAAACGATGGCTATGATTTATGGAAATATTGCAAACATTTCGAGAGAAGAG gcTGATCGCATTATTATGGGAATATAG